In Candidatus Kaistella beijingensis, a genomic segment contains:
- the rpsF gene encoding 30S ribosomal protein S6, whose product MNNYETVFILTPVLSDAQVEEAVKKFEDLLKSHNCEIVAKENWGLKKLAYPIQLKKNGFYTLIEFKGEGNVVADLETAYKRDERVIRYLTTKLDKHAVDYAVTRRTKVKTAKA is encoded by the coding sequence ATGAACAATTACGAAACTGTTTTCATTTTAACTCCCGTTCTATCTGACGCACAGGTGGAGGAAGCAGTAAAAAAGTTTGAAGACTTACTAAAGTCGCACAATTGCGAAATCGTTGCCAAAGAAAATTGGGGACTGAAAAAATTGGCTTATCCGATTCAATTAAAAAAGAATGGATTCTACACTTTGATCGAATTCAAAGGTGAAGGAAATGTAGTTGCAGATTTAGAAACTGCTTACAAGCGTGATGAGAGAGTAATTCGTTACCTTACTACAAAACTTGATAAACACGCAGTAGATTATGCGGTAACAAGAAGAACCAAAGTAAAAACTGCAAAAGCTTAA
- the rpsR gene encoding 30S ribosomal protein S18, whose protein sequence is MAIDDMAKQASAGGESEVKFLTPLDINTKSEKKYCRFKKYGIKHVDYKDADFLLQFVNEQGKILPRRYTGTSLKYQRKVSSAIKRARHLALMPYVADLLK, encoded by the coding sequence ATGGCAATAGACGATATGGCTAAACAAGCCTCAGCTGGAGGTGAATCTGAAGTAAAATTCCTTACTCCACTTGATATCAACACAAAATCTGAAAAAAAATACTGTAGATTCAAAAAATACGGAATCAAGCATGTAGATTACAAAGATGCAGACTTCCTTCTTCAGTTCGTAAACGAGCAGGGAAAAATCCTTCCACGAAGATACACCGGAACTTCTTTGAAATACCAAAGAAAAGTTTCTTCTGCAATCAAAAGGGCAAGACATTTGGCTTTGATGCCTTATGTAGCGGATTTGCTTAAGTAA
- the rplI gene encoding 50S ribosomal protein L9, producing MDIILKKDVENLGLEFDTVSVKPGYARNFLLPQGLAVLATPKNKANLEATLEARKEEEAKLVASANAIVDQLKKTNITIATKVGAGDKLFGSINNASLSEELAKAGVEVDKKYIKIPGNTIKRTGKFAALIRLHRNVEHNFEFDVVSDAPVEVAPKAAPAPKKVEETEATTEEA from the coding sequence ATGGACATTATTCTAAAAAAAGACGTAGAAAACTTAGGACTTGAGTTCGATACCGTAAGTGTAAAACCTGGTTACGCAAGAAACTTCCTTTTACCGCAAGGTTTGGCAGTTTTGGCAACTCCAAAAAACAAAGCGAATCTTGAAGCTACTTTAGAGGCAAGAAAAGAAGAGGAAGCTAAATTGGTTGCTTCTGCAAACGCAATCGTAGATCAATTGAAGAAAACCAACATCACGATCGCTACCAAAGTTGGTGCAGGTGACAAACTTTTCGGATCAATCAACAATGCAAGCCTTTCTGAAGAATTGGCAAAAGCAGGTGTTGAAGTGGATAAAAAATACATCAAAATTCCTGGAAACACGATTAAGAGAACAGGTAAATTTGCTGCATTAATCAGACTTCACAGAAATGTAGAGCACAATTTCGAATTCGACGTAGTTTCTGACGCTCCGGTTGAAGTTGCTCCAAAAGCAGCTCCAGCTCCTAAAAAAGTTGAAGAAACTGAAGCCACTACTGAAGAAGCTTAA
- a CDS encoding chloride channel protein: MLRLFIYFRRSIKKSFDNLRNEKLKHNLLQAIPFWIGSLITGVFAVMYAKIFMWGEKLMNLIMDWNSWMIFIIAPIGFVLSWWLVKEFAPYAKGSGIPQVMAAVELANPKEHTKIRNLLSLKILVFKILSSLALIIGGGAIGREGPTIQIAGSVFRKVNEYLPDWWPKISKKNMIMTGAAAGLSAAFNTPLGGIVFAVEELSKTHINYFKTALFTAVIIAGLTAQTLAGSYLYLGYPKTADVALTVMFPVILVAGISGIFASQLSVVMLKISSWKKRLKTNKAHIIFLVISALIIASLAYFVNREILGSGKEIMERTLFTENKHEDWYVPFFRMIGPALSFTSGGAGGIFAPALSAGASIGSVISGWIHLTPNETNVVILAGMVAFLTGITRAPFTSAIIVLEMTDRHSLIFHLMLAGMVSSLISLMVSKNSLYDSLKNTYLEELRKEEK; encoded by the coding sequence ATGCTGCGACTTTTCATTTACTTCCGGCGAAGTATAAAAAAATCATTCGACAATCTTCGGAATGAAAAACTGAAACATAACCTGTTGCAGGCCATTCCGTTTTGGATTGGTTCGCTGATTACGGGAGTTTTCGCAGTGATGTACGCCAAAATTTTCATGTGGGGCGAAAAACTGATGAACCTCATCATGGACTGGAATTCGTGGATGATTTTTATTATAGCTCCGATTGGTTTTGTACTTTCGTGGTGGTTGGTTAAAGAATTTGCACCGTATGCAAAAGGAAGTGGCATTCCGCAAGTGATGGCGGCAGTAGAATTGGCAAATCCGAAAGAACACACCAAAATCCGAAATCTTTTGAGTTTAAAAATTCTTGTTTTTAAGATTTTATCGAGTTTGGCTTTAATTATCGGAGGTGGAGCGATTGGTCGAGAAGGACCCACCATTCAAATTGCAGGTTCTGTTTTCCGTAAAGTTAATGAATATCTTCCTGATTGGTGGCCGAAAATTTCCAAGAAAAATATGATTATGACGGGCGCTGCGGCAGGACTTTCTGCGGCGTTTAACACTCCGCTTGGCGGAATTGTTTTTGCGGTGGAAGAACTATCCAAAACACACATCAATTATTTTAAAACCGCTTTGTTTACGGCGGTAATAATTGCGGGTTTAACGGCGCAAACTTTGGCAGGATCTTACCTTTATTTAGGCTATCCCAAAACGGCGGATGTTGCCCTTACTGTAATGTTTCCCGTGATTTTAGTGGCTGGAATTTCTGGGATTTTTGCAAGTCAGCTTTCGGTAGTGATGTTGAAAATAAGTTCATGGAAAAAAAGATTGAAAACCAACAAAGCCCACATTATTTTTCTGGTCATTTCCGCCTTAATCATTGCTTCACTCGCTTATTTTGTGAACCGAGAAATTTTAGGTTCTGGAAAAGAAATTATGGAGCGAACCCTTTTTACTGAAAATAAACATGAAGATTGGTACGTTCCCTTTTTTAGGATGATTGGTCCTGCTTTATCGTTTACCTCCGGTGGAGCGGGCGGAATTTTTGCACCTGCACTCTCAGCGGGAGCAAGTATTGGTTCCGTAATTTCCGGTTGGATTCATTTAACACCAAATGAAACCAACGTCGTAATTTTAGCAGGAATGGTCGCATTTCTCACCGGAATTACAAGAGCGCCATTTACTTCTGCCATCATCGTTTTGGAAATGACGGATCGACATTCCTTAATTTTTCACTTGATGCTTGCAGGAATGGTTTCGTCGCTGATTTCTTTAATGGTGAGTAAAAATTCCTTATACGATTCGCTGAAAAACACTTATCTCGAAGAACTTCGAAAAGAGGAAAAATGA
- a CDS encoding FMN-binding glutamate synthase family protein, with the protein MRDKFIKWGIVFLIVIWAISLLIKAHYWIPILLTCIYALGLYNAYQTKHAILRNFPVLGYFRYFFESISPEMQQYFIERETDGKPFPRNERSAAYRRAKNISDTVPFGTQLNINNRKYEGIKHSIYAKSPKEELPRVWVGNEQCTQKYHASIFNISAMSFGSLSDRAQISLNRGAKKGGFFHNTGEGGISPYHLEGGDLCWQIGTGYFGCRDEQGKFSPEIFKKNVSIPNVKMVEIKLSQGAKPGHGGVLPGSKNTPEIAAIRHVQPGLTIISPPSHSAFSNAAGLLKFVQELRELSGGKPIGFKLCIGDTKEFEDICVQMNVLKIYPDFITIDGAEGGTGAAPPEFSDGVGMPLEPALIFVNRTLNNFNLRDKVRIIASGKVLTALDILRAIAMGADMCNNARGFMFALGCIQALRCNNNSCPTGVATQDKMLIKGLDVTDKSERVYHFHKNTLHTCNELIGAAGKDSYEEVDASMFMRGDEFEKLSDLYFPDILGNVKIPSTRY; encoded by the coding sequence ATGAGAGACAAATTCATCAAGTGGGGAATTGTATTTCTAATTGTGATTTGGGCAATTTCGTTGCTAATCAAGGCGCATTATTGGATTCCTATTTTATTAACATGTATTTATGCATTGGGATTGTATAATGCATATCAAACAAAACATGCCATCCTTCGGAACTTTCCCGTTCTTGGATATTTCCGTTATTTCTTTGAAAGTATTTCGCCAGAAATGCAACAATACTTCATCGAGAGAGAAACCGATGGAAAGCCTTTTCCAAGAAATGAGCGTTCTGCGGCTTATCGTAGAGCAAAAAACATCAGTGATACCGTTCCTTTTGGTACGCAACTTAATATCAACAACAGAAAATACGAAGGAATCAAACATTCCATCTACGCAAAATCTCCGAAAGAAGAATTGCCTAGAGTCTGGGTAGGAAACGAGCAGTGTACTCAAAAATATCACGCCTCTATTTTTAATATTTCTGCAATGAGTTTCGGCTCGTTGAGTGACCGTGCGCAGATTTCTTTGAACAGAGGTGCGAAAAAAGGAGGGTTTTTCCACAATACCGGTGAAGGGGGGATTTCTCCTTATCATTTGGAAGGAGGCGATTTGTGTTGGCAAATTGGGACAGGATATTTCGGATGTCGTGATGAACAGGGAAAATTTTCACCTGAAATTTTCAAGAAAAATGTTTCCATTCCGAATGTGAAAATGGTGGAAATTAAACTTTCACAGGGAGCAAAACCAGGTCACGGTGGAGTTTTGCCGGGATCTAAAAACACTCCGGAAATTGCGGCGATTCGTCACGTGCAACCAGGATTGACAATTATTTCTCCGCCATCGCATTCCGCGTTTTCAAATGCTGCAGGATTATTGAAATTTGTGCAGGAATTAAGAGAATTATCGGGTGGAAAACCAATCGGATTCAAACTGTGTATCGGTGATACGAAAGAATTTGAAGACATCTGCGTTCAAATGAATGTGTTAAAAATTTACCCTGATTTCATCACCATCGATGGAGCAGAAGGTGGAACCGGAGCTGCACCGCCGGAATTCTCAGATGGAGTAGGAATGCCGCTTGAACCTGCCTTGATTTTCGTGAACCGTACTTTAAACAACTTTAACTTAAGAGATAAAGTAAGAATCATCGCAAGTGGAAAAGTTTTGACTGCATTGGATATTTTACGAGCCATCGCAATGGGAGCGGATATGTGTAACAACGCAAGAGGATTTATGTTTGCATTGGGTTGTATTCAGGCTTTAAGATGTAACAACAACAGTTGTCCGACCGGAGTTGCAACACAGGATAAAATGCTCATCAAAGGTTTGGATGTTACCGATAAAAGTGAGAGAGTTTACCACTTCCATAAGAATACGCTTCACACTTGCAACGAATTAATCGGGGCTGCAGGAAAAGATTCTTACGAAGAAGTAGATGCGTCGATGTTTATGAGAGGTGATGAATTCGAGAAATTATCTGATCTTTACTTCCCCGATATTTTAGGAAATGTAAAAATTCCTTCAACAAGATATTAA
- a CDS encoding DUF4197 family protein codes for MRRNTILVATMAIATLGTTTQSCLALATSSVGLAVLKQILLGGITKGLNIFSDPNSFMANQLIEAAMPQQLKSINNTLTNLGLSNLVQKEKQYIAQAAAFTVETSKPILVNAVNSLTAEDAARIVQGGSGAATQILKERSSQQLMAAIAPKVDAKLNEFGIVKTLNQALAGSNILGTILGGQNSGSSVTGGISKFASEQMVNGLFNIIESHEQQNSTQILNSLGGMK; via the coding sequence ATGAGACGAAATACTATTCTAGTTGCTACCATGGCCATTGCAACTTTAGGAACTACTACACAATCCTGCCTTGCTTTGGCAACTTCAAGTGTAGGTTTAGCCGTTTTAAAGCAAATTCTTTTGGGGGGCATCACTAAAGGACTGAATATTTTCAGTGATCCAAATAGTTTTATGGCAAACCAGTTAATTGAAGCTGCAATGCCGCAGCAATTAAAGAGCATCAACAACACGCTTACCAATTTAGGATTGAGCAATTTGGTACAGAAAGAAAAACAGTATATCGCACAAGCTGCAGCTTTCACGGTAGAAACTTCAAAACCAATATTGGTGAATGCAGTAAATTCTTTAACAGCCGAAGATGCTGCAAGAATTGTTCAAGGCGGAAGCGGTGCTGCGACACAAATTTTAAAAGAAAGGTCTTCTCAACAATTAATGGCGGCAATCGCTCCCAAAGTGGATGCCAAACTCAATGAATTTGGTATTGTGAAAACACTTAATCAGGCTTTGGCTGGATCAAATATTTTGGGTACGATTTTAGGAGGTCAAAACTCTGGAAGTTCAGTTACGGGCGGAATTAGCAAATTTGCTTCGGAGCAAATGGTAAATGGACTTTTTAATATTATTGAAAGTCATGAGCAACAAAATTCCACTCAAATTCTAAATTCGTTGGGAGGAATGAAATAA
- a CDS encoding DUF493 domain-containing protein: MNILEDQKDQNPDEFYASLKEKLEATHDFPEDYMFKFIVTNEDSKHTEIYRVFDNVKFTLNTKESKNGKYTSITINAFVLDADQVIKIYKEVGKIPGVMML, translated from the coding sequence ATGAATATTTTAGAAGATCAAAAAGACCAAAATCCCGATGAATTTTACGCTTCATTAAAAGAAAAATTGGAAGCAACCCACGATTTTCCTGAAGATTACATGTTTAAGTTTATCGTTACAAATGAAGATTCCAAACACACAGAAATTTATCGTGTTTTCGATAACGTAAAATTTACCTTAAATACCAAGGAAAGCAAAAACGGGAAATACACTTCAATTACCATCAATGCCTTTGTTTTGGATGCGGATCAAGTTATTAAAATCTACAAAGAAGTCGGCAAAATTCCGGGAGTGATGATGTTGTAG
- a CDS encoding TIGR01777 family oxidoreductase, producing the protein MNILITGGTGLIGKSLVKKLKEKNHNVKILTRKKTENPEEFYWNPEEKFIDEKAFENLDSIIHLSGANISERWTESYKKQLFSSRIDSANLLKEYCKKRNIHLKSFISASGINYYGTFTSDQVLDENSGILKHDFLAKLCVEWEKAAEDFSEISDRIVCLRTSMVLAKNGGAFPMLKKTVDFNIGSAVGSGKQWMNWIHVEDLVNMYIFVLQNSELNGKFNAVADEIPTNEMFMKTLAKVSKKFFLPINVPSFVMKLAFGEMSSIILEGTRASNEKIKSNGFEFKYDKIKKAFEDLM; encoded by the coding sequence ATGAACATCCTTATCACGGGTGGAACCGGTTTAATTGGAAAGTCTTTGGTTAAAAAACTGAAAGAAAAAAATCACAATGTCAAAATTTTGACTCGGAAGAAAACTGAAAATCCTGAGGAGTTTTATTGGAATCCTGAGGAGAAATTCATTGATGAAAAAGCTTTTGAAAACCTTGATTCCATCATTCATTTGTCTGGAGCAAACATCAGCGAAAGATGGACTGAAAGCTATAAAAAACAACTTTTTTCAAGCCGAATTGACTCTGCAAACCTTTTGAAAGAATATTGTAAGAAAAGGAATATACATCTGAAATCATTCATTTCCGCCTCGGGAATTAATTACTACGGAACTTTTACTTCCGATCAGGTTTTGGATGAGAATTCAGGAATCTTAAAACATGATTTTTTGGCCAAACTTTGTGTTGAATGGGAAAAAGCTGCTGAAGATTTCTCTGAAATTTCCGACCGAATCGTTTGTTTGAGAACCTCAATGGTTTTGGCAAAAAATGGCGGAGCTTTTCCGATGCTCAAAAAAACGGTTGATTTCAATATAGGTTCTGCGGTTGGTTCTGGAAAGCAGTGGATGAATTGGATTCACGTTGAAGATTTGGTAAACATGTATATTTTCGTGTTGCAAAATTCGGAACTCAATGGAAAATTCAATGCTGTTGCCGATGAAATTCCTACGAATGAAATGTTCATGAAAACATTGGCGAAAGTTTCGAAGAAGTTTTTTCTTCCGATCAATGTTCCCAGTTTTGTGATGAAATTGGCATTCGGCGAAATGAGTTCGATTATTTTGGAAGGAACCAGAGCGTCAAACGAGAAAATCAAATCGAATGGATTTGAATTTAAATATGACAAAATTAAAAAAGCGTTTGAGGATTTGATGTGA
- a CDS encoding ArsC/Spx/MgsR family protein, which yields MIKVLHNNSCSKSRGILEFLDENNVPFEIIDFVENPLTEIEMKTVLKKLNMNVHEIIRKNEAVFKEKFADKTLSDEEWIKVLIENPELIQRPILIKGSVAMVGRPIENVKFFIEK from the coding sequence ATGATCAAAGTTCTTCACAATAACTCATGTTCAAAATCACGTGGAATTTTAGAATTTCTCGACGAAAACAATGTTCCGTTTGAAATTATCGATTTTGTTGAAAATCCTTTAACGGAAATTGAAATGAAAACCGTTCTGAAAAAATTGAATATGAATGTTCATGAAATCATCAGAAAAAACGAAGCTGTTTTCAAGGAAAAATTTGCGGATAAAACTCTTTCCGATGAAGAATGGATCAAGGTTTTAATTGAAAATCCCGAATTGATACAGCGACCAATTCTCATTAAAGGTTCCGTTGCCATGGTTGGCCGACCGATTGAGAATGTGAAATTTTTTATTGAAAAATGA
- a CDS encoding deoxynucleoside kinase, with protein MHIAVTGNIGAGKTTLTTMLSKHYGWDAQFEDVDHNPYLEDFYGDMSKWSFALQIYFLGSRFRQVKEIRESGKNIIQDRTIYEDAHIFAENLNDMNLLSDRDFKNYSSVFELMKSFVSAPDLLIYLKSDVPNLVKKIYKRGRDYEASISIEYLSKLNQKYEKWISSYKEGKLLIIEVDDLDFVERPEDFGYILERIETELHGLF; from the coding sequence ATGCACATTGCGGTTACAGGAAATATCGGCGCAGGAAAAACTACTTTAACTACCATGTTGTCAAAGCATTACGGTTGGGATGCGCAGTTTGAAGATGTAGATCATAATCCTTATTTGGAGGATTTTTATGGCGACATGAGCAAATGGAGTTTTGCGCTTCAGATTTATTTTTTGGGAAGCCGTTTCCGGCAGGTAAAAGAAATTCGTGAGAGTGGAAAAAACATTATTCAGGATCGTACCATTTACGAAGATGCCCACATTTTTGCAGAAAACTTGAATGACATGAACCTGCTTTCTGACCGCGATTTCAAAAATTATTCTTCTGTTTTTGAACTGATGAAAAGTTTTGTTTCTGCGCCTGATTTATTGATTTATCTAAAATCGGATGTTCCTAACTTGGTAAAGAAAATTTACAAGAGAGGTCGTGATTATGAAGCGTCGATATCCATTGAATATCTCTCCAAACTCAACCAGAAATATGAGAAATGGATTTCCAGCTACAAAGAAGGAAAACTACTAATTATCGAAGTTGATGACTTAGATTTTGTGGAAAGACCTGAAGATTTCGGCTATATTTTAGAAAGGATAGAAACGGAATTGCACGGTTTGTTTTAA
- a CDS encoding glutaminyl-peptide cyclotransferase, with protein MKIRVLLAVFAFTFLISCNKDKEILNTLNEYNTSMESKGYHFGDRLNLPKEVTDNAESISISFGDKETSNLVVDPKFFTLGDNAVTFNVKKKSGEILTQDATINVFAKNSEAKLNYKIVKEYPHDPKNFVQGFQLDGNIIYESDGQNGESRILKYTLGSTTPIASTSQPEDVFSEGATIVGDKIYQLTWQNKKGFIYDKNSLKLLGEFAYPNVMGEGWGLTYDGKNLIASDGTKNIYFLDVSDPSKMVRYISVAGNTEAYDQLNELEYHKGFIYANVWQKPIILKINPQNGEVVGKFDFTEIAKLHTKDPTNDVLNGIAFKGDNMLVTGKLWSKIYEVSID; from the coding sequence ATGAAAATCAGAGTTCTTTTAGCTGTTTTTGCTTTCACGTTTCTCATTTCCTGTAACAAGGACAAAGAAATTCTCAATACTTTAAACGAATACAACACCTCGATGGAATCGAAAGGTTATCATTTTGGCGACCGACTGAATTTACCTAAAGAAGTAACCGATAACGCGGAAAGCATTTCCATCAGTTTCGGCGATAAGGAAACCTCGAATTTGGTGGTTGATCCAAAATTTTTCACTTTGGGAGATAATGCCGTAACTTTTAACGTAAAGAAAAAAAGTGGTGAAATTTTGACTCAAGACGCAACCATCAACGTTTTTGCAAAAAATTCGGAAGCAAAACTCAATTATAAGATTGTGAAGGAATATCCGCACGATCCGAAAAATTTCGTGCAAGGTTTTCAGTTAGATGGAAATATAATCTATGAATCCGACGGACAAAACGGTGAGTCTAGAATTTTGAAATATACTTTGGGAAGTACCACTCCAATCGCGTCAACTTCTCAACCTGAAGATGTTTTTTCGGAAGGTGCAACCATTGTGGGCGACAAAATTTATCAGTTGACTTGGCAAAATAAGAAGGGATTTATTTACGATAAAAATTCCCTAAAACTTTTGGGCGAATTTGCTTATCCAAACGTGATGGGAGAAGGATGGGGTTTAACGTATGACGGCAAAAACCTTATCGCTTCCGACGGTACCAAAAATATTTATTTCCTCGACGTTTCTGATCCGTCAAAAATGGTTCGCTACATTTCGGTGGCAGGAAATACCGAAGCTTATGACCAACTCAACGAATTGGAATACCACAAAGGTTTCATCTACGCTAACGTTTGGCAAAAACCAATCATCCTAAAAATTAATCCACAAAACGGCGAAGTCGTGGGGAAATTTGATTTCACCGAAATTGCAAAACTGCACACCAAAGATCCAACAAACGACGTGTTGAACGGAATCGCTTTTAAAGGCGACAATATGTTGGTGACGGGAAAATTATGGTCGAAGATTTACGAGGTTTCGATTGATTAG
- a CDS encoding M1 family metallopeptidase, producing the protein MKNLLVLFVFVSTFISAQNFSKQDTLKGSDTQFRNFWDVKKYELSVEPNFEKKSVSGTNKITFSIINNVSNPTFQIDLQQPMEYKILDSDLKISSEKRDVDFIFIQTNQNLKKGETHFLTIQYSGNPTIAKRAPWDGGWIFEKDNNGNPWITAAQEGIGASVWLPIKDIWSDEPDNGIAMKIVTPKDLVGVGNGRLISKATENGKNIFTWEVKNPINTYSIIPSVGKYVNFNEVYDGEKGKLDMDYWVLDYNLDKAKKQFTQAKPMMKAFEYWFGPYPFYEDSYKLVESPHLGMEHQSNVAYGNGFKNGYLGRDLSGTGVGLNWDFILIHESGHEWFANNITAKDQADMWIHEGFTCYSETLFTEKFMDKKSAETYVQGLRHNIRNDVPIIGKYGVRKAGSGDMYYKGANMLHTIRQVINDDEKFRQILRGLNKDFYHQTVTTKQIEDYINLKSGIDFSSVFNQYLRTTKIPILEYSQKGKVLKYRYTNLVENFKLPLIINGNQKISPTEKWHTLKLKSKKAVELDGNYYVEYKKM; encoded by the coding sequence ATGAAGAATTTGCTTGTTCTATTCGTTTTCGTTTCAACCTTTATTTCAGCGCAGAATTTTAGTAAACAAGATACTTTGAAAGGTTCTGATACGCAATTCAGAAATTTTTGGGATGTCAAAAAATATGAACTTTCCGTGGAGCCGAATTTTGAAAAGAAATCCGTATCAGGAACCAATAAAATTACATTTTCAATTATTAATAATGTTTCAAATCCAACATTTCAAATCGATTTGCAGCAACCGATGGAATATAAAATCCTTGATTCTGACTTGAAAATTTCTTCTGAAAAACGCGACGTAGACTTTATTTTCATACAAACCAATCAAAATTTAAAAAAAGGAGAGACGCATTTTCTTACCATTCAATATTCGGGAAATCCAACTATTGCAAAACGCGCACCTTGGGACGGAGGTTGGATTTTTGAAAAAGATAACAACGGAAATCCCTGGATCACCGCTGCACAGGAAGGAATCGGAGCTTCTGTTTGGCTGCCGATAAAAGATATTTGGAGCGACGAACCCGACAACGGAATCGCGATGAAAATTGTTACTCCAAAAGATTTGGTCGGCGTAGGAAACGGAAGATTGATTTCTAAAGCTACTGAAAACGGTAAAAACATTTTCACTTGGGAAGTTAAAAATCCAATCAACACATACTCCATTATTCCAAGTGTTGGGAAATATGTGAATTTCAATGAAGTTTATGATGGCGAAAAAGGAAAACTCGACATGGATTATTGGGTTTTGGATTACAATTTAGACAAGGCAAAAAAACAGTTTACCCAAGCAAAACCGATGATGAAGGCATTTGAATATTGGTTCGGCCCATATCCGTTTTACGAAGATTCCTACAAATTGGTTGAAAGTCCGCATCTTGGGATGGAACACCAATCGAATGTTGCGTATGGAAATGGCTTTAAAAATGGTTATTTGGGAAGAGATTTATCGGGAACAGGAGTTGGTTTGAATTGGGATTTCATCCTCATTCACGAAAGCGGTCACGAATGGTTTGCGAACAACATCACTGCAAAAGATCAAGCCGATATGTGGATTCATGAAGGTTTCACCTGTTATTCGGAAACGCTTTTCACTGAAAAATTCATGGACAAAAAATCGGCAGAAACTTATGTTCAAGGATTGCGACACAACATCCGAAACGACGTCCCAATTATCGGCAAATACGGCGTGAGAAAAGCAGGAAGTGGCGACATGTACTACAAAGGCGCAAATATGCTGCACACGATTCGCCAAGTAATTAATGATGATGAAAAATTCCGACAAATTTTGCGTGGTTTGAATAAAGATTTCTACCACCAAACCGTGACCACGAAACAGATTGAAGATTATATCAACCTAAAATCGGGAATCGACTTCTCCTCTGTTTTCAACCAATATTTAAGGACGACCAAAATTCCAATTTTAGAATATTCTCAAAAAGGAAAAGTATTAAAATACCGCTATACGAATCTAGTGGAAAACTTCAAACTTCCTTTAATAATCAATGGAAATCAGAAAATTTCGCCGACTGAAAAGTGGCATACTTTGAAATTGAAATCTAAAAAAGCGGTGGAGTTGGACGGGAATTATTATGTAGAGTATAAAAAGATGTAA